From Lysinibacillus sp. SGAir0095, the proteins below share one genomic window:
- a CDS encoding DUF4386 domain-containing protein, whose product MSSDKKTAKIVGVLFLLAAITAVIGLNLYDPILNGTDYLNRGTEHANQVILGAIMELILVVSVVGTATTMFPILRKYNETIALWHVCFRFLEAVIITVGIISVLSLLTISREFVAGGSQNAAYYLASGTLLKAIHDWTFLLGPLFMLGINTIMYSYIFYKTKLVPRFISTLGITGAILVFICAFLVMYGVFPQVSLWGGIFALPAIWLIVKGFNKSAIASISVQSEHDQIA is encoded by the coding sequence ATGAGTTCAGATAAGAAAACGGCAAAAATTGTAGGAGTTCTGTTTTTACTTGCAGCCATTACGGCGGTAATTGGTCTTAATTTATATGATCCTATATTAAATGGAACAGACTATCTAAATAGAGGCACCGAACATGCAAACCAGGTAATACTAGGTGCAATTATGGAGTTGATTCTTGTGGTTTCAGTAGTTGGTACTGCAACAACAATGTTTCCTATTTTAAGAAAGTATAATGAAACCATAGCTCTTTGGCATGTTTGTTTTAGGTTCCTTGAAGCTGTTATCATCACTGTGGGGATAATAAGCGTTCTTTCACTATTGACGATAAGTCGGGAATTTGTTGCAGGTGGATCTCAGAATGCTGCCTACTATCTAGCTTCAGGGACTCTTTTAAAAGCGATACATGACTGGACATTTTTACTTGGCCCTCTTTTCATGCTTGGTATAAACACAATAATGTACAGTTATATATTTTACAAGACTAAGCTGGTACCTAGATTCATATCAACGCTGGGTATAACAGGAGCAATACTAGTTTTCATTTGTGCTTTCTTAGTCATGTACGGTGTATTTCCACAAGTTTCACTATGGGGTGGAATTTTTGCGTTACCAGCCATTTGGCTTATCGTTAAAGGGTTCAATAAATCTGCTATTGCTTCCATATCTGTTCAATCAGAACACGACCAGATAGCATAA
- a CDS encoding GNAT family N-acetyltransferase → MTLEITFRDATLEDLPKIVEIYNSTISGRMVTADTEPVTVEDRLKWFHEHTPSKRPLWVVETSGEICGWVSLQDFYGRPAYQATAEVSIYLDENFRGHGLGKTVLSKVIEVAPSCGVETLLGFIFGHNEPSLRLFEKFGFDRWAHLPEVATLDGVKRDLVILGKKL, encoded by the coding sequence ATGACACTAGAAATTACATTTCGCGACGCCACATTAGAAGATTTACCGAAAATTGTAGAGATTTATAATTCAACGATTTCAGGCAGAATGGTCACAGCAGACACTGAGCCGGTAACGGTTGAAGATCGATTGAAGTGGTTCCATGAGCATACCCCTTCTAAAAGACCTCTATGGGTAGTGGAAACAAGTGGGGAAATCTGTGGATGGGTTAGCCTTCAAGACTTTTATGGAAGACCTGCCTATCAAGCAACTGCAGAGGTTAGCATTTACCTAGATGAAAATTTTAGAGGACATGGCCTTGGAAAAACAGTATTATCCAAAGTAATAGAGGTCGCGCCAAGCTGTGGAGTTGAGACTTTACTAGGTTTCATCTTTGGCCATAACGAACCAAGTCTTCGCTTATTTGAAAAATTTGGCTTCGATAGATGGGCGCATCTCCCGGAAGTGGCTACTTTGGACGGAGTAAAAAGAGATTTAGTAATTTTGGGAAAGAAACTATAA
- a CDS encoding helix-turn-helix transcriptional regulator — protein sequence MGKNLVGNHIRKLRFNHDEMTQQQLADKVGVTRQTIVSLEKGNYSPSLELAFRIAKSFNLPLEEVFFYEEETK from the coding sequence ATGGGCAAAAATCTTGTCGGCAATCACATACGAAAATTACGATTCAACCATGACGAAATGACACAGCAGCAATTGGCTGACAAGGTGGGTGTAACAAGGCAAACAATCGTGTCTCTCGAAAAGGGAAATTACTCGCCATCTCTAGAACTGGCATTTCGTATTGCTAAATCCTTTAATTTACCATTGGAAGAAGTATTCTTCTATGAAGAGGAAACAAAGTAG
- a CDS encoding ABC transporter has protein sequence MWKLLKNDLIIEKTNKKNIIACIVVAIFVFGLFYYVKVENSQKLIDEKASEYQSVASALTKFQTADAMDYGNGSDLYYNLLQQQRHVVNQSMALKIDRPQLYLDTGIKLAELRANAFELEGYEKVATNLPTKTENQLDSILYEFMDKTGILVSQEALSFFPFLVNLFMMLGSFWFIFISIFSCGILIEEFRHTSLIKGYPVSFDQYVLAKSTSAMLIVCIFIVEIIICSLPFIYFYGVGNPKYPIAIYDGSFKVITTFEYIGIALVYMIFISIFTILLSVILNVILRNMYLTLFVQLLLFIAPSLFPALVSLVPFNPFNYMNFTNLLNGQSLELAKPIGLEISHGLIYLGVSIVLMLIAVKLFFTTGKLKKV, from the coding sequence ATGTGGAAGCTGTTAAAGAATGATTTGATTATAGAAAAAACAAATAAGAAAAATATAATTGCTTGTATCGTAGTGGCAATATTCGTTTTTGGACTATTTTATTATGTGAAAGTTGAAAATTCACAAAAACTTATAGATGAAAAGGCAAGTGAATATCAATCTGTCGCATCAGCCCTGACAAAGTTTCAAACGGCAGATGCCATGGATTACGGGAATGGGAGCGATTTGTATTATAACTTGCTCCAACAGCAACGCCATGTTGTGAATCAAAGTATGGCTCTAAAAATAGACCGTCCACAGTTATATTTGGATACGGGTATTAAGCTGGCAGAGTTAAGAGCAAATGCTTTTGAATTAGAAGGCTATGAAAAGGTTGCGACGAATCTTCCGACAAAAACAGAGAATCAATTGGATTCCATACTCTATGAATTCATGGACAAAACAGGAATCTTGGTCTCACAGGAGGCGTTGTCCTTCTTTCCATTTCTCGTAAATCTATTTATGATGCTAGGTTCTTTTTGGTTTATTTTTATCAGTATTTTTTCATGTGGAATTTTAATTGAAGAGTTTCGTCATACTTCATTAATAAAAGGATATCCTGTTTCCTTTGATCAATATGTGCTGGCAAAATCTACTTCAGCAATGCTCATTGTCTGTATTTTTATAGTAGAAATAATTATTTGTAGTTTGCCCTTCATCTACTTTTATGGGGTAGGGAACCCAAAGTATCCGATTGCTATTTATGATGGCAGTTTCAAAGTAATCACAACTTTCGAATACATAGGAATTGCCTTAGTCTATATGATTTTTATATCGATTTTTACCATTTTGTTATCCGTTATTCTAAATGTGATATTAAGAAATATGTATTTAACTTTGTTTGTTCAATTGCTGTTGTTTATTGCTCCTTCTTTATTTCCAGCGTTAGTTAGCCTTGTTCCATTTAATCCATTTAACTATATGAACTTTACTAATCTATTAAATGGACAAAGCCTCGAGCTTGCAAAGCCAATCGGATTAGAAATAAGCCATGGGTTAATCTATCTCGGAGTCAGTATTGTGCTGATGCTGATTGCTGTAAAGCTATTCTTTACTACTGGAAAACTAAAAAAAG